The nucleotide window CGTTTGTCGATTGTGAAAACCCACTCCCCTTGAATGCACATTACTTTTCCGCAACACTAGCGAGTGTGTAAACGCTTACCCCTACTAAGAAGGTATTAAATGGCGACAATTAAGGATGTAGCTCGTCTGGCTGGTGTTTCCGTTGCGACTGTTTCACGCGTGATAAACGACTCCCCAAAAGCCAGTGACGCATCACGCCAGGCAGTACAGAACGCGATGGAAACCCTGAACTACCACCCCAATGCTAACGCCCGTGCGCTTGCTCAGCAGTCGACAGACACCATCGGGCTGGTAGTAGGCGATGTCTCTGACCCTTTTTTCGGCGCAATGGTTAAGGCCGTTGAACAGGTTTCTTATCAGACAGGCAATTTTTTGCTGATCGGCAATGGCTACCATAATGAACAAAAAGAACGTCAGGCCATTGAGCAGTTGATCCGCCACCGCTGCGCTGCGCTGGTTGTCCACGCCAAAATGCTCCCCGATGACGAACTGATTCATCTGATGAAACAAATCCCCGGTATGGTATTAATCAACCGTATTATTCCCGGGTTTGAGAAACGCTGCGTGGCACTCGACGACCACTACGGTGCCTGGCTTGCCACCCGCCATCTGATTCAACAAGGCCATACCCGTATCGGCTATCTCTGCTCTAACCATTCTATTTCCGACGCGGAAGACCGTCTGCGGGGCTACTACGATGCCCTGCGTGAAAACGGTCTGCCGTGCAATGACCGCCTGGTCGCGTATGGTGAACCAGATGAAAGCGGTGGCGAACAGGCAATGACGGAGCTGCTGGGGCGCGGGCGGAATTTTACCGCAGTTGCCAGCTATAACGACTCGATGGCCGCTGGCGCAATGGGGGTGTTAAATGACAACGGGATTGAGGTTCCGGCGGAAATTTCCCTTATTGGCTTCGATGATGTGCTGGTTTCACGCTACGTACGCCCTCGCCTGACCACCGTCCGCTACCCGATTGTCACGATGGCAACGCAGGCTGCGGAGCTGGCGCTGGCACTGGCGGAAAAACGCCAGCCGCCGGATATTACGCATCTGTTCAGTCCAACCTTAGTACGCCGTCACTCCGTGGTACAACCCGCTGAGACATCTAACGAATAGCGATAAAGGTGTACCATTTTATCCGGGTATTCCAGCCCATCGCCGATGTACTGCCAGCCGTAACGTTCGTAGAAGTCACGGCAGGCAGACCAAAGGTGTAGCTCGGTATACCCGATACGCGCGGCACAGGCGATGACATGCTGCTGAAGTTGCCCCGCCAGCCCTTTTCCTCGCGCCGTTTCATCCACATACAGTGCCGCCAGCCAGGGATAAAGATCCTGACGGGTAATGAGATCGCAGCGCCAGAGCCCCACGGTACCGAGAAGCTGTTCGCCCTCAACGGCAATAAAGGTCAGTGGTAATGCGCCCGGCGTCTGACTGTGCTCAACAATACTCTGGAAAAATTCCCGGGGCAGCCCGTCACCAAAGGCGTGCCAGATCCAGTCGATAACCTGTTCCGCATACTGTGGTGCGGCGTACAACGGCAGAATATTCACTTCATTTTTCCCCGAAAACCAGGTGCTGGTTTGAAAAGGTGGCCTCAGAGAGGCGCGATTCTGTGACGACGAACCCAACGCCGCCAGAGAGATTACAGGCGATGAGTTATAGCATTTTGGCATGCCACATTCCGTCATTTATTCCCGGCTGACGGATCGTTACCGAAAAGCGTGATCGTGATGGGGATTTTGCCCTTCCCGCATCGCTTATGCGCCGGATGGTCTGTGTTAAACTGCAGACCATTACGTGGAAGCAGGAATTTCTAATGGCAACAATGCTGGATGTCTCACTACGGGCGGGCGTGTCTAAAGCCACGGTATCGCGCGTACTGAACGGCACAGGTCAGGTTAAAGAGAGTACGCGTCAGCAGGTGTTCGCGGCGATGGAAGAGCTGGGCTACCGCCCGAACTTTCTCGCGCAGTCGCTTGCCAACCAGACCAGCAACAGCATTGGTCTGGTGGTCTCCACCTTCGACGGTTTTTACTTTGGTCGCCTGCTGCAGCAGGCTTCGCGGCAGACCGAGACGCACGGAAAGCAGTTGATCGTCACCGACGGCCACGACGCCCCCGAGCAGGAAGAACAGGCGGTGCAGATGCTGGCCGATCGCAAGTGCGATGCCATCGTGCTCTACACGCGGTACATGAGCGAAAAGACGATCATGAAGCTGATGAATTCCGTGCAGACGCCGCTGGTGGTCATTAACCGCGAAGTCAGCCAGGCAGCCGATCGCTGCGTCTTCTTCGAACAGCAGGATGCGGCCTTTAAAGCCGTGGATTATCTGATAAACCAGGGCCACCGTGAGATCGCCTGTATCACCGTTCCTATTCACACGCCAACCGGGAAAGCGCGTCTGATGGGCTACCGTAAAGCGCTGGAGAAGCACGGCATTCGTCTGGACGAGCGGCTGATCAAATATGGCGATGCGGGTATGACCCAGGGGTACGAGCTGTGCAAGGAGCTTATTGCCGAAAATGTTCCGTTTAGCGCCCTGTTTGCCTGTAACGATGATATGGCGCTGGGTGCGTCCAAAGCCTTACACCAGGCCGGGCGGCGGATCCCACAGGATATTTCGCTGTTTGGTTTCGACGATGCGCCTTGCGCCAAATGGCTGGAGCCTGCGCTCTCGTCGGTTTATCTGCCCATCGACAATATGATTGTCACGGCCATCGATCAGGCTATCCGGCTGGCAAAAAACCAGCCGGTTGAAGCGATCCCACCGTTTACCGGCACGCTGGTATTACGCGACTCGGTCACAACGGGGCCGTATTTTAATCAGACGAGTTCCAGCGCCAGCAACTCCTGAATGGTCTGGCGACGACGGATCAGTCGCGCCACACCGTTATCAAACAGCACTTCCGGCAGCAGCGGGCGGCTATTGTAGTTAGACGACATAGACGCCCCGTAAGCTCCTGTATCGTGCAGCACCAGGTAATCACCCGTCTTCACTTCTGGCAGCGCGCGGGTTTCCACTTTGCCCCCTTCCTGCTGGGTAAACACGTCACCAGATTCACACAGCGGACCAGCGACGACCGTCTCAACGCGCGGCGCGTGGGTTAAATCACGGCCATCGGCAGCCAGCGCTGTAATGTGGTGATAGCTGCCGTACATGGACGGACGCATCAGATCATTGAAGCCTGCGTCAATCAGAACGAAATGGCGCGATCCCATCTCTTTCACGCTGCGTACCTGCGCCACCAGCACACCGGCCTCTGCCACCAGGAAACGGCCCGGTTCAATCTCCAGCTTCACTGCATGACCCAGATGCGCAGAAATTTTGTCACGCGCGGTGTTCCACAGGCCGTAGTAGTGATCGGTATCGATCGCCTCTTCACCTTCGCGGTAAGGAATAGAAAGACCACCACCGGCAGAGATCGCCTCCAGATCCTGACCAAAGTCGACAACCTGGCGTACCATCGCGCCACATACCTGCTCAAGGTGACCGTAATCCACACCGGAGCCAATGTGCATATGAATACCCACCAGCGTCAGGTTGTAACGCTGCAACACCTCAAGGGCGGCTGGCAGATCGCTGTACCAGATCCCGTGCTTGCTGTTTTCGCCACCGGTATTGGTTTTTTGACTATGGCCGTGACCAAAACCCGGGTTTACACGTAGCCAGACGCGATGGCCAGGCGAAACCTGTCCGAGCTGTTCCAGCATATCCACAGAACCCGCGTTAACCGGGATCTGCAGCTCATGTACGCGCGCAAGCGTTGCATCGTCGATCAGGTCGGCGGTAAAGACAATCGCATCGCTGTCGGTCTTCGGATCAAACCCGGCCGCCAGCGCACGCTCGATTTCTCCCAGCGAAACGGAGTCAACCTTCACACCCTGCTCGCGCATCAGGCGCAGAATATGAATATTGGAACATGCCTTCTGAGCAAAACGCACTACGTCAAACTGATGTAGCGCGGCAATCTTCTCGCGCACGATCTGCGCGTCATAGACCCACACCGGGCAGCCAAATTCGGCAGGCAGACGCAGCAGGTTGTCGGCGTTCAAATCGGTATCGGTCTGGTTAAGCGGGCGTGGCATGGTCTTCTCCGGGTCGTCACAATTTTTACTGATTACGCCACAGCACAAAGAGAATAAAAAATATCGTTTTATCGTGAGTCTATGCAAAAATGATATGGATAGCCCTCAACCCTCAGGTGCGCCATGCCAGCCGTCAACTTACGCCATATCGAGATTTTTCACGCCGTGATGACTACCGGCAATCTCACCGAGGCCGCACAGATGCTGCACACTTCGCAGCCGACAGTCAGCCGCGAGCTGGCGCGTTTCGAAAAGGTGCTGGGGCTGAAGCTGTTTGAACGCACGCGCGGCAGGCTGCACCCGACGGTACAAGGGTTGCGTTTGTTCGAGGAAGTTCAGCGATCCTGGTACGGGCTGGATCGGATCGTCAGCGCGGCAGAAAGCCTGCGCGAGTTTCGCCAGGGCGAGCTGTCGATTGTCTGCCTGCCCGTCTTTTCGCAGTCGTTTTTGCCGATGCTGATACAGCCTTTTCTGAGCCGTTATCCTGAGGTAAACCTCACCATCGTGCCGCAGGAGTCGCCGCTGCTTGAAGAGTGGCTCTCCGCTCAGCGCCACGATCTGGGTCTGACCGAGACCCTCGCCACACCAGCGGGAACACAGCGTGCAGAACTGCTCGCGTTAGATGAGGTCTGCGTACTGCCTGCCGGGCATCCACTTGTCCGCAAACGCGTTTTGACACCGGCTGATTTCCACGGTGAAAACTACATTAGCCTCTCCCAGACCGACAGCTACCGACAGCTGCTGGACACGCTCTTTGCCGAGCATCAGGTGAAACGGCGGATGGTGGTGGAAACGCACAGTGCCACCTCAATTTGCGCAATGGTGCGCGCCGGGGTTGGGGTCGCGGTGGTCAATCCGCTCACGGCGCTGGATTACGCGGGTAGCGGAATTGTGGTTCGCCGTTTTAGCGTTTCAGTACCTTTTACCGTGAGCCTGATCCGCCCGCTGCATCGCCCGGCTTCCGCGCTGGTGGACGCGTTCAGTGAGCATCTGCAAGGGGGAGTATCTGCGCTGACCGGACAGCTGGAGAAGGTGCTTGAAAAGACGCCCGACTAAACGGCGGGCATCATAAGACTCAGTTAAAACGTTTTGCGACCGCAGCCACACGCGCACCGAATTTCACTGCAGTATCCAGATCGCCTGACGCAATGGCACCTGCGTCTGCATCTGACGGAGACTGTACCAGCAGTCCAACAGAACCGCCCAGGTTATTGATATCCTGGCGGGTTGCCGCCTGAGTGTTCGACGGTGGCAGACCCAGGCTCACCCAAATCCCGCCGTGCTGAGAAGCCAGCGTTTGCAGGTATTGCAGCGAGACTTGCTTATCACCATTCAGGCTTGCGCTGTTGCTGAAGCCAGCAAAGACTTTGTCCTGCCAGCTACGTACGAACCAGGCTTTAGAGGTCGCATCAGCAAACTTTTTAAACTGCCACGGTACGCTCCCCATGTAGGTTGGCGCGCCAAAAATGATTGCCTTCGCATCATTCAGTTTTTGCCAGTCGCTTTCCTGAATATCGCCATTGCTGTCAATCGCGATCAGTTCAGCCTGCGCACCCTCTGCGACCGTTTCAGCAACGCGTTTGGTGTGGCCGTAGCCAGAATAATAGATAACTACAACGCTCATCGTATCTCTCCTGATGCAATATTACTTTGTTAATCAAACGATTAAATATGTCCGGACATTACTCTGCGAATCAGTTGCCATTTTCGGTTCCCTGGTATCAAATAGAAACCTTAAGTCGTTTTATACACGCAAACAAACGCGGGTGTAAGAAGGCACCTTTACCTCACCTGGTTACCTTGAGGGAACCACCATGACTGATACTGCAATACTGAAAAAGGAGATGCCTCCTTATAACGTGTTCGATGAACGCTGCCCGACACGCGATGTGCTGGCGCGTATTGCCGATAAGTGGGCGCTGTTGATCCTTGC belongs to Enterobacter cloacae and includes:
- a CDS encoding LysR family transcriptional regulator, which encodes MPAVNLRHIEIFHAVMTTGNLTEAAQMLHTSQPTVSRELARFEKVLGLKLFERTRGRLHPTVQGLRLFEEVQRSWYGLDRIVSAAESLREFRQGELSIVCLPVFSQSFLPMLIQPFLSRYPEVNLTIVPQESPLLEEWLSAQRHDLGLTETLATPAGTQRAELLALDEVCVLPAGHPLVRKRVLTPADFHGENYISLSQTDSYRQLLDTLFAEHQVKRRMVVETHSATSICAMVRAGVGVAVVNPLTALDYAGSGIVVRRFSVSVPFTVSLIRPLHRPASALVDAFSEHLQGGVSALTGQLEKVLEKTPD
- a CDS encoding N-acetyltransferase; its protein translation is MPKCYNSSPVISLAALGSSSQNRASLRPPFQTSTWFSGKNEVNILPLYAAPQYAEQVIDWIWHAFGDGLPREFFQSIVEHSQTPGALPLTFIAVEGEQLLGTVGLWRCDLITRQDLYPWLAALYVDETARGKGLAGQLQQHVIACAARIGYTELHLWSACRDFYERYGWQYIGDGLEYPDKMVHLYRYSLDVSAGCTTE
- a CDS encoding transcriptional regulator GalR codes for the protein MATIKDVARLAGVSVATVSRVINDSPKASDASRQAVQNAMETLNYHPNANARALAQQSTDTIGLVVGDVSDPFFGAMVKAVEQVSYQTGNFLLIGNGYHNEQKERQAIEQLIRHRCAALVVHAKMLPDDELIHLMKQIPGMVLINRIIPGFEKRCVALDDHYGAWLATRHLIQQGHTRIGYLCSNHSISDAEDRLRGYYDALRENGLPCNDRLVAYGEPDESGGEQAMTELLGRGRNFTAVASYNDSMAAGAMGVLNDNGIEVPAEISLIGFDDVLVSRYVRPRLTTVRYPIVTMATQAAELALALAEKRQPPDITHLFSPTLVRRHSVVQPAETSNE
- a CDS encoding FMN reductase, coding for MSVVVIYYSGYGHTKRVAETVAEGAQAELIAIDSNGDIQESDWQKLNDAKAIIFGAPTYMGSVPWQFKKFADATSKAWFVRSWQDKVFAGFSNSASLNGDKQVSLQYLQTLASQHGGIWVSLGLPPSNTQAATRQDINNLGGSVGLLVQSPSDADAGAIASGDLDTAVKFGARVAAVAKRFN
- the lysA gene encoding diaminopimelate decarboxylase, which gives rise to MPRPLNQTDTDLNADNLLRLPAEFGCPVWVYDAQIVREKIAALHQFDVVRFAQKACSNIHILRLMREQGVKVDSVSLGEIERALAAGFDPKTDSDAIVFTADLIDDATLARVHELQIPVNAGSVDMLEQLGQVSPGHRVWLRVNPGFGHGHSQKTNTGGENSKHGIWYSDLPAALEVLQRYNLTLVGIHMHIGSGVDYGHLEQVCGAMVRQVVDFGQDLEAISAGGGLSIPYREGEEAIDTDHYYGLWNTARDKISAHLGHAVKLEIEPGRFLVAEAGVLVAQVRSVKEMGSRHFVLIDAGFNDLMRPSMYGSYHHITALAADGRDLTHAPRVETVVAGPLCESGDVFTQQEGGKVETRALPEVKTGDYLVLHDTGAYGASMSSNYNSRPLLPEVLFDNGVARLIRRRQTIQELLALELV
- a CDS encoding LacI family transcriptional regulator; its protein translation is MATMLDVSLRAGVSKATVSRVLNGTGQVKESTRQQVFAAMEELGYRPNFLAQSLANQTSNSIGLVVSTFDGFYFGRLLQQASRQTETHGKQLIVTDGHDAPEQEEQAVQMLADRKCDAIVLYTRYMSEKTIMKLMNSVQTPLVVINREVSQAADRCVFFEQQDAAFKAVDYLINQGHREIACITVPIHTPTGKARLMGYRKALEKHGIRLDERLIKYGDAGMTQGYELCKELIAENVPFSALFACNDDMALGASKALHQAGRRIPQDISLFGFDDAPCAKWLEPALSSVYLPIDNMIVTAIDQAIRLAKNQPVEAIPPFTGTLVLRDSVTTGPYFNQTSSSASNS